A section of the Paenibacillus odorifer genome encodes:
- the dnaX gene encoding DNA polymerase III subunit gamma/tau codes for MEHIALYRAWRPQSFQDMVGQQHIIQTLQNAIREQRVSHAYLFSGPRGTGKTSAAKVLAKAVNCERGPGPEPCNECPSCLRIAAGNVMDVQEIDAASNRGVEEIRDLREKVKYAPTEVRRKVYIIDEVHMLTTEAFNALLKTLEEPPSHAMFILATTEPHKLPATIISRCQRFDFRRVALEEQTAHLTAICEKEGITADNNALQYIARLSDGGMRDALSLLDQISSFTDGNVTYEQVLGMTGGIPSEQFARLATAILEGDMGLLLELVEQLMHEGKSADKCLENLMYYFRDLLMIKMVPEADQLTERVLNPAEFKDMATAFSRERLFQIVDTINKYLGEMKYATHPQTLFEVALMKLCSLQQEVSQSAAFAPLGETNAGVGANNSSVDSGELDLLKRQIAALEKKLEQAMQSGGISGGGRDGAPAPKSHAVPTPRVSSASKMPPNVDKFIAGKDSPDFAAIYKQWSLVLQGVKEEKVTVHAWFVDGEPVSIMEDAVLVAFKNTIHRDTTEKPANRQVIESVLAARLGKPYRLVTMMLRDWNEAAQKSVGQTGKEELQLEHEHDTAEAKPEPWIDEAIQLFGEDLVVIKE; via the coding sequence GTGGAACATATCGCGCTGTACCGTGCTTGGCGGCCGCAGTCGTTTCAAGACATGGTTGGACAACAGCACATTATCCAAACGCTGCAGAACGCAATTCGTGAACAGCGGGTTTCGCATGCCTATCTGTTCAGCGGTCCGCGGGGAACTGGTAAGACAAGTGCTGCTAAAGTCTTAGCTAAAGCGGTTAACTGTGAACGTGGGCCAGGTCCGGAACCTTGTAACGAATGTCCATCCTGCCTGCGAATCGCTGCGGGTAATGTAATGGATGTGCAGGAAATAGATGCGGCATCAAACCGGGGCGTAGAGGAGATCCGTGATCTGCGTGAAAAGGTGAAGTATGCACCTACCGAGGTACGCCGTAAAGTGTATATCATTGATGAAGTGCATATGCTGACTACAGAAGCTTTTAATGCTCTATTAAAGACGTTGGAGGAACCTCCGTCACATGCGATGTTTATTCTTGCGACAACGGAACCTCACAAATTGCCAGCGACAATAATTTCCCGTTGTCAGCGTTTTGACTTCCGTAGAGTGGCGTTAGAAGAACAGACCGCCCATCTGACTGCTATTTGTGAGAAGGAAGGGATTACAGCGGATAACAACGCATTGCAGTATATTGCCCGTCTATCTGATGGCGGTATGCGTGATGCATTGAGCTTGCTGGATCAGATTTCATCCTTTACAGATGGTAATGTTACGTACGAACAAGTGTTAGGAATGACAGGAGGAATTCCCTCCGAGCAATTTGCACGTCTTGCCACTGCCATATTGGAAGGTGATATGGGTCTTCTTCTGGAGCTCGTTGAGCAGCTTATGCATGAAGGTAAAAGTGCAGATAAATGCCTAGAGAATCTCATGTATTATTTCCGAGATTTATTGATGATTAAGATGGTACCCGAGGCCGATCAATTAACAGAGCGGGTGCTGAATCCTGCTGAATTTAAAGATATGGCCACCGCATTTTCTCGGGAGCGTCTATTTCAGATTGTAGATACAATCAATAAATACCTAGGTGAAATGAAATACGCAACACATCCTCAGACACTGTTTGAAGTGGCGCTGATGAAGCTTTGCAGCTTGCAGCAAGAGGTAAGTCAGAGCGCCGCATTTGCTCCGTTAGGTGAAACAAATGCCGGAGTAGGCGCGAATAATTCGAGCGTTGACTCTGGTGAACTGGATCTTCTCAAAAGACAGATCGCAGCACTGGAGAAGAAGCTGGAACAGGCTATGCAATCCGGTGGTATTTCCGGAGGAGGGCGTGATGGTGCTCCTGCACCGAAATCGCATGCGGTTCCAACACCGCGGGTTTCTTCAGCCTCAAAAATGCCTCCTAACGTAGATAAGTTTATTGCTGGTAAAGATAGTCCCGATTTTGCAGCAATCTATAAACAGTGGAGCCTTGTCCTGCAGGGAGTAAAAGAGGAAAAGGTAACGGTTCATGCATGGTTTGTAGACGGTGAGCCAGTATCGATTATGGAGGATGCGGTGCTTGTTGCATTCAAGAACACGATTCACCGCGATACTACTGAGAAGCCGGCAAACAGACAGGTTATTGAGAGTGTGCTTGCAGCGCGTCTAGGCAAACCTTATAGACTTGTAACCATGATGCTTCGTGACTGGAATGAAGCTGCCCAGAAGTCTGTGGGACAGACTGGCAAAGAAGAACTGCAGCTGGAGCATGAACACGATACTGCAGAAGCTAAACCTGAACCTTGGATTGATGAGGCTATCCAGCTTTTTGGAGAAGACCTTGTTGTCATAAAAGAGTAA
- the rpmE gene encoding 50S ribosomal protein L31, whose translation MQEAIQPKYNVTKVTCACGNTFEAGSVKQELRVEICSNCHPFFTGKQKFLDAGGRVDKFKKKYGI comes from the coding sequence ATGCAAGAAGCAATTCAACCAAAGTATAATGTAACTAAGGTAACCTGCGCATGTGGCAACACTTTCGAAGCTGGCTCTGTTAAACAAGAGCTTCGTGTCGAAATTTGCTCCAACTGCCATCCGTTCTTCACTGGCAAGCAGAAGTTCCTGGATGCCGGCGGTCGCGTAGATAAATTTAAGAAGAAATATGGTATCTAA
- a CDS encoding YbaB/EbfC family nucleoid-associated protein has product MNNMNQMMKQVKKMQEQMLKAQEELGGKVIEGSSGGGVVTVQVNGHKKLLSIQIKPEAVDPEDVEMLQDLVITAVNDALTQAEELANNDMGKFTGGMKIPGLF; this is encoded by the coding sequence ATGAATAATATGAACCAAATGATGAAGCAAGTTAAGAAAATGCAGGAGCAAATGCTCAAAGCTCAAGAGGAACTCGGAGGCAAGGTTATTGAGGGTTCATCAGGTGGCGGCGTAGTTACTGTCCAAGTAAACGGCCACAAAAAATTGCTGTCTATTCAAATTAAACCGGAAGCCGTTGATCCGGAAGATGTTGAAATGCTGCAAGATCTTGTAATCACTGCTGTAAATGATGCATTGACTCAAGCTGAAGAGCTTGCTAACAATGACATGGGTAAATTCACTGGTGGAATGAAGATCCCAGGCTTGTTCTAA
- a CDS encoding radical SAM protein — protein MYLVYADGQGNVYDHPELYGLARSGDMIVEMLEEELIPLPEGATLVGLPSTRAVGMNPETGEMMSLPEGSQAVGALLPQGYTRLCLPGYVKTDKSYKLPLFGYSAVVWKDGGFYVAADPTDNPEKWNPLNCDKEDLEVSVGEMTAKYPDNRLYEHLSNCALGYECLTSSNTFLGRWEGGVPVSYSCNAGCFGCISEQPDDSGFVSPQTRMNFRPTVNEISQVMLEHLKTPESIISFGQGCEGEPSTQAKLIIEAIREVRSITDMGYININTNAGLSDHMRGIVDAGLDLMRVSTISALDDHYNAYYKPRGYTLANVEKSLKYAASQGVYTSINYLIFPGVTDREEEIEAMLEFVRRTDLKLIQMRNLNIDPESYLELIPPAQGEILGMKTMLDIFRDELPDVVIGSYTHVPPADMARAKRRGINI, from the coding sequence ATGTATTTGGTATATGCCGACGGGCAAGGAAACGTATATGATCATCCCGAACTGTACGGGCTAGCTCGTAGCGGGGATATGATTGTTGAAATGCTGGAGGAAGAATTAATTCCATTACCAGAAGGTGCTACGCTCGTGGGCTTGCCTAGTACACGTGCTGTGGGTATGAATCCTGAGACGGGTGAAATGATGTCTTTGCCGGAAGGCTCGCAGGCTGTCGGAGCGCTGCTGCCGCAAGGCTATACTCGTCTATGTCTTCCTGGTTATGTGAAGACAGATAAGTCTTATAAGCTTCCTCTGTTTGGGTATTCGGCTGTAGTGTGGAAGGATGGCGGGTTCTATGTTGCGGCAGACCCTACCGATAATCCAGAGAAATGGAATCCACTTAATTGTGACAAAGAAGATCTTGAAGTCAGCGTTGGTGAGATGACAGCCAAATATCCTGATAACCGTCTCTATGAGCATCTTTCTAACTGTGCGCTTGGCTATGAATGCCTGACTTCCTCCAATACCTTTTTAGGGCGTTGGGAGGGCGGTGTACCCGTCTCTTATTCATGTAATGCTGGATGTTTTGGCTGTATTTCTGAGCAACCTGATGATAGCGGCTTTGTATCTCCGCAGACTCGGATGAATTTCCGGCCTACGGTCAACGAAATTTCACAAGTTATGTTGGAGCATTTAAAGACGCCTGAATCGATTATCAGCTTTGGACAAGGCTGTGAAGGGGAACCTTCCACGCAAGCAAAACTTATTATAGAAGCTATTCGTGAAGTGCGCTCGATTACTGATATGGGCTATATCAATATCAACACCAATGCGGGATTAAGCGATCATATGCGAGGAATCGTTGATGCTGGGCTCGATTTGATGCGTGTCAGCACAATCAGTGCCCTTGATGACCATTATAATGCTTATTACAAACCACGCGGTTATACATTGGCCAATGTAGAGAAATCTTTGAAATACGCTGCTTCGCAGGGCGTTTACACATCGATCAATTATCTGATCTTCCCTGGAGTGACTGATCGCGAAGAAGAGATTGAAGCGATGCTGGAGTTTGTAAGACGTACTGATCTGAAGCTTATTCAGATGCGTAATCTAAACATTGACCCGGAGAGCTATTTAGAGTTGATTCCTCCTGCCCAGGGTGAAATCCTTGGGATGAAGACGATGCTTGATATTTTCCGCGATGAACTTCCGGATGTAGTTATAGGCTCTTATACACATGTGCCACCAGCAGATATGGCGCGGGCTAAGCGGCGGGGAATCAATATTTAA